From Loxodonta africana isolate mLoxAfr1 chromosome 2, mLoxAfr1.hap2, whole genome shotgun sequence, the proteins below share one genomic window:
- the LOC100659015 gene encoding olfactory receptor 2T29-like — MDNITWLANHTGRSNFILLGLFSQSKHPTLLCMVIFVIFLMALTGNTILILLIYSNAHLHTPMYFFISQLSVMDVMYISVTVPKMLMDQVMSVKKISVPECGIQMFLYLTLGGSEFFLLAAMSYDRYMAICHPLHYPVLMNHKICFLLASGCWFLGSVDGFMLTPITMTFPFCRSREIHHFFCEVPAIMKLSCSDTLLIETLMYLCCVLMIFIPVTVISSSYTFILLTIHRMNSAEGRKKAFTTCSSHMTVVILFYGAAVYTYMIPSSYHTPEKDMVVSFFYTILTPVLNPLIYSLRNKDVTGAMKKMFNVEPVKKV, encoded by the coding sequence ATGGACAACATCACATGGCTGGCCAACCACACTGGAAGGTCTAATTTTATCCTGTTGGGACTCTTCAGTCAATCCAAACACCCAACTCTGCTCTGTAtggttatttttgtgattttcctgatgGCCCTAACTGGAAacaccattctcatcctcctgaTATACTCTAATGCCcacctccacactcccatgtactttttcatTAGCCAGTTGTCTGTCATGGATGTGATGTACATTTCTGTCACGGTGCCTAAGATGCTCATGGACCAGGTCATGAGTGTCAAAAAGATCTCAGTTCCTGAATGTGGGATACAGATGTTCCTCTACTTGACTCTAGGAGGATCAGAATTTTtccttctggctgccatgtcctatgaccggtACATGGCCATCTGCCATCCGCTCCATTACCCTGTCCTTATGAACCATAAGATATGTTTCCTTCTGGCATCTGGCTGCTGGTTCTTAGGTTCAGTGGATGGCTTCATGCTCACTCCCATCACCATGACCTTCCCCTTCTGCAGATCCAGGGAGATCCATCACTTCTTCTGTGAGGTTCCTGCCATAATGAAACTCTCCTGCTCTGATACCTTGCTCATTGAGACACTCATGTACCTGTGCTGTGTCCTCATGATCTTCATCCCTGTGACAGTCATTTCAAGCTCCTACACTTTCATCCTGCTCACTATCCATAGGATGAACTCGGCAGAGGGCCGGAAGAAGGCCTTCACCACCTGCTCCTCCCACATGACTGTAGTCATCCTCTTCTATGGGGCTGCAGTCTACACTTACATGATCCCCAGCTCCTaccacaccccagagaaagaCATGGTAGTGTCTTTCTTTTACACTATCCTCACTCCTGTGCTAAACCCTTTAATCTATAGTCTTAGGAATAAAGATGTCACAGGGGCtatgaagaaaatgtttaatGTGGAACCTGTTAAGAAAGTATGA